The segment AGCCTGCCGCCTTGCGGTTGGCGAGCGAGGCGCGCAGCCGGCTGTACCAGCCGCCGACCCGCCACAGCACGATGATGCCGATCAGCGAGCCGGCTGCGAACCACGCAATGCTGGTCTGGCCGAACGGCACGACGATGAAGGCGGCCAGCAGCGGCCCGACGGCCTGGCCGAGATTGCCGCCGACCTGGAACAGCGATTGCGCCAGGCCGAACCTGCCGCCCGAGGCGAAGCGGGCGATGCGCGAGGATTCCGGGTGGAAGATCGCTGAGCCGATGCCGATCAGCGACGCGCCGATCAGCAGCAGCCAATAATGTCCGGCATAGGCCAGCACGATCAGGCCGATCAGCGAGGACGCCATGCCATAGGGCAGCGAATAGGGCATCGGCCGCTTGTCGGTGACCATGCCGATCAGCGGCTGCAGCAATGACGCCGTCACCTGGAAGGTGAAGGTCAAAAGACCGATCTGCCAGAAATCGAGACGGTAATTGTCCTTCAGCAGCGGATAGATGGCCGACAGCAGCGACTGCATGATGTCGTTGACACAATGGCAGAAGCTCACCGCAAGGATGACGGTGAAGGCCGTCGCTTGCGCCGAAGTGTGGCTGGCCGTCGCCGGCGTGGCGGCGGTGGTGGCTGTCGTATCGGTCAAGACTGGCTCCATGGTCTTTTTGGCGGACGCTCCCGCAGGCGGCCCTTGTGGCCCCGCTGCCTTATAAGTTACTTGCCGGGCGACTTCTTTCGTGGTTTGGTCCAATAGTTTCGCGAGTGGGCCATTAGCCAATGCCGCATGGCACCAAAATCTTCAAAGCGGGCGACACCGATCTCGGCCAATCTACCGATCTGGGGCAGTTCACCGATCTCGGGCTGTTGCGCCGCTGGCAATGGCTGGAGCAGGCCGTCGGGCCGGCGGT is part of the Mesorhizobium sp. L-2-11 genome and harbors:
- a CDS encoding MFS transporter, yielding MTDTTATTAATPATASHTSAQATAFTVILAVSFCHCVNDIMQSLLSAIYPLLKDNYRLDFWQIGLLTFTFQVTASLLQPLIGMVTDKRPMPYSLPYGMASSLIGLIVLAYAGHYWLLLIGASLIGIGSAIFHPESSRIARFASGGRFGLAQSLFQVGGNLGQAVGPLLAAFIVVPFGQTSIAWFAAGSLIGIIVLWRVGGWYSRLRASLANRKAAGFVSPFPRRKVMGALAVLTLLVLTKNAYVASLASYYTFYAIDKFGVSVQMSQVMLFLFLGASALGILLGGPFGDRYGQKPMIWFSIVGVLPFTLALPYANFEWTMILTVLIGLILSSAFSNIVVFAQELVPGRVGMIAGIFFGFAFGMGGIAAAVLGVVADVKGIDFVFQVCSYLPLLGLLTVFLPNMRQARKLD